The sequence ATGAAAGAGATAGGAAGTGAAATAAAGGGGAAATGGGATGTTCTTAAAATTGCCATAGTCCACAGGGTAGGAAGATTAAAGATTGGAGAAGCAAGTGTTGGTATTGCAATATCTACTCCTCACAGAAAAGAGGGTTTTGAAGCTTGCAAATATGCAATTGACAGGATAAAAGAAATAACTCCTATATGGAAGAAGGAGGTATGGGAGGGAGGAGAAGAGTGGAAAGGCAGAGAATAACCGTACACTGTTTGGTAATTGGTCCCTTTTCTGAAAACTGCTACATCCTGAGCACAGAGGGAAATAATGCTATCATTATTGATGCCGGCGATGAGGCACAGCAGATTACAGAATACATTAAGGGAAAAGGATTGAAACCACTGGCAATTTTTAGCACTCATGCTCATATTGACCATGTGGATGCGGTGGGGGAGCTTAAAAATTATTTTAAAATTTCTTTTTACCTCAACAAAGAAGATGAAATACTCTTAAAAAGCGTTAAAGCTCAGGCTTCTTCTGTTGGGCTTGAGTGTAATTCTCCACCGGTTGTAGATAAATTTTTAAAAGATTCTGAAACAATCTCTCTTGGGGACTTTAAGATTAAGGTTTTGCATACTCCGGGCCATACCCCGGGAGGCACCTGTCTCCTTATAGAAGATATGCTCTTTTCCGGAGATACTCTTTTTGCAGGCGCTATTGGAAGGACTGATTTTCCCGGCAGTTCATATGATGCTATAATAGAATCAATTAAGAAAAAAATATTGCCTCTCGGAGACAATATAAAAGTTTTTCCGGGTCATGGACCAAGCACGACAATAGGAGAAGAAAAGCAGAATAATCCTTTTGTTGTAGATGCTGAGAGATTCAGAGGGTTGGTTTAATTTGCATAAGTTTCAAGTTTCAGGTTGCGAGTAAAGAATTTCTACAGCACCTAAGTTTTTTAACAGCTTGTTAAAACTTAAAACCCGAAACATTTTTAGAATCAAGAGGAAGAAATGGAAAAATTAATAAGAAAGATACTTGCTGGAATCGGTGAAAACCCTAACAGGCAGGGCCTTAAAAAGACTCCGGCCCGTGTTCATAAAACACTTAAATTCCTGACAAAAGGGTATAGAGAAGACCCAAAGAAAATATTTGAGGGAGCAATTTTTAAAGAAAATTACGAAGAGATGATACTTCTGAAAGGAATAGATATCTACAGCCTTTGCGAACATCATCTTCTTCCTTTTTTCGGCAAATGCCATGTTGCCTATATTCCAAGAAAAAAACTTGTTGGGCTGAGCAAAATTGCAAAACTTGTTGAGGTGTATTCAAGGAGGCTTCAGGTTCAGGAACGGCTTACCAACCAGATTGCAAAGACTCTTGAAGAGGAACTTGACCCATTGGGAGTCGCTGTTGTCATTGAAGCCCAGCACCTGTGCATGATAATGCGGGGGGTTGAAAAACAAAACTCTGTTGCTGTTACAAGTTCGATGCTTGGAGGATTCAGAAGGCCTGAAACGAGGGCTGAGTTTATGAACTTAATTAAATAAAAATAAGTCAGGCGAGACGCCTTACCTACTACTCTTTTTGTGAGTGTAAACAATTACTGGCAGGACAGGCGTCCCGCCTGTCCAAGAGGATAAATTCTTATTAGGATATAAATTATGTCTATAAAACCTGACCACTGGATAATTCGCATGGCTGAAGAGAAGGGAATGATCAGCCCTTTTGAGAAAAAACTAATCAGAAATGGGAATATTTCTTATGGCCTTTCTTCTTATGGATATGATATGAGGATTTCAGACGAATTCAAGATATTTACAAATATAAACATCGCAACTATTGATCCAAAGAATTTCAGTTCTGATTCATTTGTGGATTTCAAAGGGGAAGTCTGTATTATCCCTCCAAACTCCTTTGTGCTTGGCAGATCAGTTGAATATTTTAAAATACCAAGAGATGTTCTAGCAATCTGCTTTGGAAAATCCACTTATGCCAGATGCGGGATAATAGTAAATGTGACACCATTTGAGCCAGAGTGGGAAGGCTATGTTACAATAGAAATTTCAAACACAACACAACTGCCTGCCAAAATATATGCCAATGAGGGGATTGCACAGGTAATTTTTCTTCAGAGTGATGAGGAGTGTCTTGTATCCTATGCAGACAGAAAAGGGAAATATCAGGCACAGAAGGAAATAATTCTGCCAAAAGTATAGATTTAAGATGATTGAAGAACTTAAAACTGCAATAGGCAGAGGAGAGATAAAAAAGATTCTTCTTATTCAGGTAAGCAGAGTGGGAGAACTTCTCTTTGTAACTCCAGCCATAAGACTAATAAGAAAAAAATTTCCCGAGAGCCATATAATTCTTATTACGTCATCATACGCAAAAGATGTTGTAGTTGGCAATCTCAACATTGATGAGCTTCTGTTTTTTGATGAAAAAAGTTTTTTTTCAAAAGCTACAAAACTTAAAAGATTTAAAAATATGATTAAGGTACAGGGATATGATCTTGCTGTTATTTTCAACAAAGATGAGGGATGGAAAGAGTTTTGCCGGAGCGCTTCTGTGAAACACATCTTTGACAGAAAAACCAGTAAATCTTTCTTGGGAAATGAAACAGGTAATATGAATCATTCAGTGGAGGGGAGTGTCAGGTTTTTAAAACTGCTTGGAATTGATGAAAAGCCAGGAAGAATGGAAATATCCTATTCCCGAGAGGATAAAGAGGTCGTTGAAAAATTTCTTGAGACGAGCGGAATAAGAAAGGAGATTCCATTGGTGGTGTTTAATCCTGGTTGTGGTCAGCTTATGAGGTTTAAAGCAAGGAGGTCAACTTTAAACCGTTTGTGGGAAGAAAAAAAATTTGCTCAGCTTGGAGAAAGATTCATAAGGGAGTTTAATGCAGTAATTGCAATAAACGGAACTTCAAGGTACGAAGAAAAATTTACAAAAAGAATTTCCCGTATTATGAGCAAACCACCTCTTATGATAATAAAAAAGTTTTCAATAAACCAGCTTGCCTATTTTTTAACAAAAGCCGTGGTTTTTATTACAGTGGACACAGGTCCGATGCATGTGGCCGCAAGCATGGGAGTTCCGATTGTGGCTCTTTATGGTCCAACTGATAAGAAGAAAACTTACCCATACTGTGATGAAAGATACTACAGAATTGTGGCTAAGGATCTGTCATGCAGTCCCTGCAAAGGAAAAGGGCTTTCATGCAAAGATAATCAGTGTATGAAACAGATAACTGTTGATGATGTTTTCATGGCTGCAAAAGAGGTTATGAAAATTTAGAAAAATGTGTATTGGGAATTTGAGAAAATATTAATGGCACAAAAGAAATTTAATCTGATGGCAGTCATCTCAAACCTGAGAGCTGGCGGAGCAGAGCGGATGTTTATAGAGCTTCTTCTTCGCCTGAAAGAATCTTTTAATGTATCGGTTGCCTGCATAAGGGATAAGGGAGAACTTGCCCCTCTTTTAGAAGATAAATCAATTAAAGTTCATATCTCATATTTTAAGGGAAGACTTGACCCAAAAAGCCTTTTTAACCTTGCTTCACTTTTAAAAAGAGAAAATATCCATATAGTCCATACCCATATGTACAGGCCAAATATCTCAGGGGCAATCGGGGCATTTATTGCAAGAGTCCCTGTAATAGTTTCCCATGTGCATACTGTGCATCAGTGGGATACAAAGAGGCAGATATTTATGGACAAAATTACTACAGGAATGAAGGATAAAATCATAGCGGTTTCAGAAGAAGTTAAAAAAGCTTATACTGAAAAAGTTAATGCTAATCCTGAAAAAGTAAGAGTCATATATAATGGAGTTGACTCTCAAATTTACAGAGCAGATAAAAGCCAATCTGAACTCAGGGAGAACTTTAATATCAAAAACAGAAGTCCTGTAATAGGTATAATAGGAAGGCTTGCACCTGAAAAAGACCATATTACTTTTCTTGAAGCAGCAGACATAGTTTCCAAAGCATGCCCTGAAGCCTGTTTTTTGATAGTCGGAAAAGGTCCTGAGGAGGAGAATATAAGGAGCTGCGTTGAGAGGTTGAATTTAGCAGATAAGGTCATAGTGGCTGGTTATAGAAAAGATATTCCGGAGGTTTTAAATATTCTTGATATCTTTGTCATTTCATCAGTAAGGGAGGGGTTTTCTCTTGCTATTTTAGAGGCGATGGCAGCAGGCAAGCCCGTGATAGCAACAGATGTCGGTGGGAACAGGGAGGCAGTTATTGATGGTGAGACAGGTTTTATTGTTCCCCAAAAAAAACCTTTATTGATGGCTTCAAAGATATTAAATCTTATTAGTAACCCTGAACTCAGGGCAATGATGGGAGAAAAGGGGTATCAAAGGGTTGTAAAGAAATTCAGCATAGGAAACATGCTAACAGAGACATCTGAATTATATTCTGAAATTTTAGATAAAAAAGGGATAAAAAAAGATAGTTGAAAGTCTAATGAATCCTGGTAAAACTATTATAATTGCAGGCTCAGGCCGTAGCGGAACAACATGGCTGGCAGAAGTTATTGCTTCCTGCAAAGGCTTTCGCCTTTTTTTTGAACCTTTTAATAATCAGCGCAGCGTCCGTTACCCGGAAAATGATTTGCTGTTGTACGCTTATATGAGGCCGGATAGCCATTACCCTAAGGTTGAAAGGTTTATATGTGATGTTTTAAAAGGAAAGATTAGAAACCGCTGGATAGATTCGCATAACATCAATTTATTTACATGGCGCTATGTGCTTAAAGAGATAAGGATAGTTTTAATGCTCGGATGGATAAAGGAGAAATACGGCAACAAGATTGTTTATACCACCCGCCATCCCTGTGCCACTGTTTTATCAAGGCTTAAGGAAAAGTGGACTTCTCCACTGAATGTAATCTGGTCACAACAGGAACTGGTGGAAGATTATTTAAGCCCTTATGAGTCAATAATCAGAGGTGCAAAAACTGAAATTGAAAAGCATGCTGTTATGTGGTGTGTGGAAAATTTAATACCTTTAAAACAGATGGGAAAATATAATTACTTTTTTACAACTTATGAAGCAATGTGCATTGAGCCTGAAAAGGAGATTGACAGGATTTTTTCTTACCTCAGACTGCGACGAACCAAAAGGGTTACAAAGGCGATACAACTAACTCCTGAAGCACGTCCGCACAGCGCTGTCATTACAGGAGAGGATAAGATATCTTTCTGGAAAAACAGATTGTCAGGGGATGAGATAAAATCAATAATGGATATTGTTAATCTCTTTGAAATTGATATTTACAGTACAGAACCAATGCCACACAAATTTGTAAACAGGTCAATTAATTAGTTTCTCACAATAGAATTAAAGTTGCTTACATGAGTTATCCAAAAATTACAGTTTTCATGCCTGTCTATAATGCTGAACGGCATCTTGGCGAGGCTATAGAGAGTATACTGTACCAGACATACAGGGATTTTGAATTCTTGATTATCAATGATGGCTCTACTGACACTAGCAAAGAGATAATCCTTTCATATAATGATCCTCGTATCATCTTTGTTGATAACAAAGAAAACTTAGGTCTTCCCTTCTCTCTAAATAAAGGCCTTAAGCTTGCCAAGGGAGAATATATAGCACGGATGGATGCTGATGATGTCTCATTTCCTAAGAGGCTTGAAAAACAAGTAACATTTTTGAAAGATAATTCTGATGTTGATATGGTTGCAAGCTGGATTGAAAAAGTGGATGAGGATGGAAAACATCTTGGTTTCTGGAGAGCGGATAGAAAAAATAATATACCAGAAGAGATTTATTATACCCTACATTTCAAGAACTGTATTGCCCACTCCTCAGTATTATTCAATAAGGAGCTGATTCTGGGGCTTGGTGGCTATAAAAAGGATTTTTTAAATGAGGATTATGAGTTATGGCTAAGATTGAGCAAGGTGGCAAAAATAAATAAGATAAAAGAGGTTTTAGTAAAATATCGAGAATCTAACTCTCCTTCTAAAAGCCAGGCATATCGGTTGTATGTGGAAAGACTATACATGGCAAGTTTCCATGAATTTTTATCAGATGAAAGGCAGAAAGAGATTCTGTTTTTTATTAAAGATCCTGAGAGGAAGAAAATGCCTGCAAAATTCAGTGAAATACTAAAGGTTTACAATCAAATGAGCAATAAAATTATAAACAGTGCTGATTCAACCCTTCTTGATATTAAAAAGTTAAAAAGGTTTTGCAGAAGAAGAAAGTCTCATTTTATTTTCAATATGGTTAAAAGAAATTATCTTGGTTTTTAAGACAGAAGTTTTTCAGCTTGACCTTAAGGTCTTAGAAATGATAAAGAGCCATTAATTTGGGAAAATGGATTTATGAAAACTGAATATTCTTTAAAAAATAATATTGTAATATCAACCCTGGTTTGCGTGTATTTTGGGATATTAATCAGCATTTTTGATGCAGGAGTAATCCTTGGATATAAAAGAGGGCTATTTGCTCTTTCATGGACTCCGTTTCTTTATCCCTTTTTCTGGGTTGGATTTCACATAGTGGGTGGAATTCTATTTGGAAGCTTATTCGGATTACTGATATTTCTAACATTCCGGATTCCATGGCTTTCCCGCAGCAATGTTTCTCCGGTTTTGCCTCTGATGCTGTGTTCTGTGTTTCTTTTGTTCCTATATTGGAAAGATTGGATTAAGCTGGCTATTAAAGAAAGACAGTTTGCTTCTTCTTGGTTAGTTTTTGAAGGGGTTTCCAAATATATCATTTACCTTTTAATCCTTTTGACAATAATGGTGGTTCTTTTTCCCCTCTGGATGCTTTTGTGCTCTTTAAGGGATAAATGCCATGGTATGTGGAAGGTTTTGTTAAAGGCAGGAGGTGCTTTTGTTTTAATCTATGTTATTTCTTATTTTGGTTTTATCCGCAACAATACCTTTATAATGCCTGACTTCTGGTCATCAAAGGATTCTCCGTTCAGGAAGGTCAATTCTCAGGAAGTTCCAAACGGAAATTTCAAATATGGCAGTCAAAAGCAGGTAACCAATGTTTTACTGATTGTCATTGATACGCTCAGGGCAGACCATATGTCCCTTTACGGCTATAAGAGAAATACCACTCCTTTTTTAGAAAAATATGCTAACAAAGGGGTAGTTTTTACCAAGGCTTATACTCAAAAAACTTCAACAAGCCCAAGCGTTGCTTCTATTTTAACAGGAACATATCCTCATACACACGGAATTGTCGGCATTCGGGAATATCTTCCTGATTCAGCAGTGACAATTGGAGAGGTCCTCAAACGCTACGGTTTTCACACAGCGTCTTTTGTGTCTAATCCAAACCTTTCTGCTGAGTTTAATTTTAACCAGGGTTTTGATATTACTGTTGACTGTGCTACAAAAGATGACCTTGCCGGAGCAAATCTTGTTAATAATAAAGTTTTTCCATGGCTTAAGGAACATAGGAGTGATAAGTTTTTTCTGTATGTTCATTACATAGACCCTCATGCCCCGTATACCTCTCCTGCTCCTTATAATAAAACTTTCATAGATGATAAATACTATGGAGAGTTTAAAAATTTTAGAGACAAAAATATTTTCATAAGGAAAAGCCCCACAGATATAAGCTATTATGACCCTGATTACTACATTGCCCAGTATGATGGAGAGATTCTTTATACTGATACGGAAATAGACAGGTTAATTCAGTATCTTGATAGCCTTGGACTAACAGATAACACTCTTGTGGTGATAACTGCAGACCACGGAGAAAGCTTAGGAGATGAACAGAAATATTTTTTTGGACATGGCTACTATGGTTACGAGCCAACTGCCCATATACCACTGATTATGATAGCTCCAAAAATTATCCCTGGCGGGAAGGTGATTAAGCGGATAGTGGAAACCATTGACATTGCTCCTACTGTTCTTTCTTTTTTTGATATTCCTGTGTATAAAGATATGGAAGGAATGAATCTCATCCCATATATTGCAGGGACAGAGAAGATAAGCCATCCCCGTGCTTATCTTGAAGCTGACAGTACACGCGATTATTTAACCAATATCTTGATTGACGGAGATTATAAGTTAATATGCAATTTAGACTGGCTTCATGATTTTGATTTTTTCAATCCTGTACTCTGTGTGGATTTTAACCGTCGGCTACATCTGTGGAAGAAGTTGTGGAGGCTTGATCCAAAACTCCGTCCTCGCCAGCGATGGGAATTGTACAATTTAGCCAAAGATCCAGGAGAAAAAATTAATCTTGCAATGAGCCAACCTCAGATATTTCAGGAATACAAGACAAAACTCTCTGCATGGATGCGGCGCAGGCCTGCGTTTCAGAATTATAAAAAGGACATCAAAACTCTTTCTTCAAAAACCTTGAAGAACTTAAAGACATTAGGGTATATTCAGTAACTGCTTTGAGGGAAAACTTTGAAAATTCTTCAAAAGAGGAACTTCCATTAAAAAGAAAATCAGAAAGAATGATATTTTAAACCTTTATAACAGGTTATTTAAATATATTGTTCCTTACTGGAGAAGACTCCTTGTTGGAGCCTTGCTTGCGCTTGTTATATCAGCAACAAAAGGCGGAACAGCATGGGCAGTAAAACCTGCCCTTGATGAGATTTTTTTAAAAAAAGATGTGTCAAAACTCATTTTTTTGCCTATAGGAATAATACTTCTTTATCTTGTTCAGGGAGTTGCAAGGTATATTCAGAATTACTTCATGAAATATGTTGCCCAGAAGGTGATGATGGAGATAAGAAATGACCTCTATTTTCATATCAATAGAATGTCTGTCGGGTTTTTCCATAAAACGCACTCTTCTATCCTGATGTCCCGGATAACAAATGATGTGCGCGGGCTGTCAAAGGTTGCTTCTGATGTCATTCCGGATTTTTTAATACAGACATTTACTTTCATAGCTCTCATAGGAGTTGTATTCTATCAGGAATGGCGTCTTGCAATCATTGCAGTTCTTATTCTGCCGTTTGTAGTGATGCTAATAGTAAAGATAGGGGGAAAACTTAAGAAAATAAGCCGTAAGACCCTTGAGAATGCGGCGGTCATTAATACCGTCTTGCAGGAGTCATTCATTGGAGTTAAGATTGTAAAGGCGTTTGGCATGGAGGAATATGAAAATAGGCGTTTTGAAAAGGTTAACAGAAGGTCTTTTGATTTGAGCATGAAGGCAGTCAAGACTGATGAACTTACCTCTCCCCTGATGGAATTTCTCGGGGCTATAGCCGGAGCAATAATTCTATGGTATGGCGGTTATCAGGTGATAAAAGGAATATCAACGCCGGGAACTTTTTTTTCCTTTCTGGCTGCCCTTGCAATGCTTTATGAGCCTTTAAAAAAGTTTGGAAACATGAGCAATGATATCCATCAGGCAATGGCAGCTGCTGAAAGGGTGTTTGAACTTTTGGACCAGAAGCCTGATATCAGTGATGCTGCAAATGCTGTAGAGTTGAAAGATTTTAAGGACAGGATTGAGTTTAAAGATGTATGGTTTGCCTATAATTCAGAAAAAGAGATGGTGTTAAAAAACATAAATTTGGAAATAAATAAAGGAGAGATGATAGCAATTGTCGGGATGAGCGGGGTTGGCAAGTCAACCTTAGTTGACCTTATTCCAAGATTTTACCAGGTTTCAAGAGGAGAGTTAAAAATCGACGAATATGACATTAATAAATTAACTTTAAAATCGCTCCGCTCAAAAATCGGTATAGTTACACAGGATATATTCCTTTTTAATGATACTGTTAAAGATAACA is a genomic window of Candidatus Schekmanbacteria bacterium RIFCSPLOWO2_02_FULL_38_14 containing:
- a CDS encoding molybdenum cofactor biosynthesis protein MoaE — its product is MFKIVKEEINLNELIKYVSDQRAGAITTFLGVTRGESDGKRVLYLDYDAYPEMAVKKMKEIGSEIKGKWDVLKIAIVHRVGRLKIGEASVGIAISTPHRKEGFEACKYAIDRIKEITPIWKKEVWEGGEEWKGRE
- a CDS encoding GTP cyclohydrolase I FolE, producing the protein MEKLIRKILAGIGENPNRQGLKKTPARVHKTLKFLTKGYREDPKKIFEGAIFKENYEEMILLKGIDIYSLCEHHLLPFFGKCHVAYIPRKKLVGLSKIAKLVEVYSRRLQVQERLTNQIAKTLEEELDPLGVAVVIEAQHLCMIMRGVEKQNSVAVTSSMLGGFRRPETRAEFMNLIK
- a CDS encoding dCTP deaminase, with product MSIKPDHWIIRMAEEKGMISPFEKKLIRNGNISYGLSSYGYDMRISDEFKIFTNINIATIDPKNFSSDSFVDFKGEVCIIPPNSFVLGRSVEYFKIPRDVLAICFGKSTYARCGIIVNVTPFEPEWEGYVTIEISNTTQLPAKIYANEGIAQVIFLQSDEECLVSYADRKGKYQAQKEIILPKV
- a CDS encoding lipid A export permease/ATP-binding protein MsbA, with product MKKKIRKNDILNLYNRLFKYIVPYWRRLLVGALLALVISATKGGTAWAVKPALDEIFLKKDVSKLIFLPIGIILLYLVQGVARYIQNYFMKYVAQKVMMEIRNDLYFHINRMSVGFFHKTHSSILMSRITNDVRGLSKVASDVIPDFLIQTFTFIALIGVVFYQEWRLAIIAVLILPFVVMLIVKIGGKLKKISRKTLENAAVINTVLQESFIGVKIVKAFGMEEYENRRFEKVNRRSFDLSMKAVKTDELTSPLMEFLGAIAGAIILWYGGYQVIKGISTPGTFFSFLAALAMLYEPLKKFGNMSNDIHQAMAAAERVFELLDQKPDISDAANAVELKDFKDRIEFKDVWFAYNSEKEMVLKNINLEINKGEMIAIVGMSGVGKSTLVDLIPRFYQVSRGELKIDEYDINKLTLKSLRSKIGIVTQDIFLFNDTVKDNIAYGRINADEDKIIDAANKAYAHQFIMEMPDKYETIIGERGVRLSGGEKQRIAIARALLKDAPILILDEATSALDSESEMMVQKALENLMRDRTTFVIAHRLSTVRKADKIIILDDGRIAESGKHEELVSRNGIYRKLHDMQFKEENVY